One genomic region from bacterium encodes:
- a CDS encoding ABC transporter ATP-binding protein translates to MLAVETNKLTKSYKGAEALKPLDLSIAQGEIFGLVGPDGAGKTTVIKLLAALIRPSSGSAKIFGQDTVRDPEGARRHIGYMSQSFVLYPELTVAENLDFFSDLYQVTGEEKKKRMGELMAFSRLGPFKDRLAGKLSGGMKQKLALSCALIHTPKLLLLDEPTTGVDPISRRELWKLLYEIWKQGVTIILATPYMDEAERCSRIAFLNKGQVLLCDKPENIKAGVNFKVYQLEVSELQKAYELLAKSQAAKNAGLFGGHLHVHLDKPEHQLAEISVLFKQNGIKVISQKQIEPSIEDVFLSLM, encoded by the coding sequence ATGCTGGCAGTAGAAACAAATAAGCTTACTAAAAGCTATAAAGGCGCGGAGGCCCTTAAGCCGCTGGACCTGTCCATAGCCCAAGGCGAGATCTTCGGGCTGGTGGGGCCGGACGGGGCTGGCAAGACCACCGTCATCAAGCTGCTGGCGGCGCTGATCCGGCCGTCATCTGGCTCGGCCAAAATATTCGGACAGGATACTGTCAGGGATCCCGAAGGGGCCCGGCGCCACATCGGCTATATGTCGCAGAGCTTTGTGCTGTACCCTGAACTGACGGTGGCCGAGAACCTGGATTTCTTTTCCGACCTGTACCAGGTGACCGGTGAGGAGAAGAAGAAACGGATGGGGGAGCTGATGGCCTTTTCCCGGCTGGGGCCCTTCAAGGACAGGCTGGCGGGAAAACTGTCCGGCGGGATGAAACAGAAGCTGGCCCTGTCCTGCGCTCTGATCCACACTCCAAAGCTCCTGCTGCTGGACGAGCCCACCACCGGGGTGGACCCCATCTCCCGGCGCGAGCTGTGGAAGCTGCTCTACGAGATCTGGAAGCAGGGGGTCACCATCATCCTGGCCACGCCCTACATGGACGAGGCCGAGCGCTGCAGCCGGATAGCCTTTTTGAACAAGGGGCAGGTTCTTTTATGCGACAAGCCGGAGAACATCAAGGCCGGGGTGAATTTCAAGGTTTACCAGTTGGAAGTATCTGAACTTCAGAAAGCGTATGAACTCCTGGCGAAATCACAGGCCGCCAAGAACGCCGGGCTTTTTGGGGGGCATCTCCATGTCCATTTGGACAAGCCGGAGCATCAATTGGCGGAGATCTCCGTACTGTTCAAGCAGAATGGTATAAAGGTCATCTCCCAAAAACAGATAGAGCCCAGCATCGAGGATGTGTTCCTGTCCTTAATGTAG
- a CDS encoding efflux RND transporter periplasmic adaptor subunit gives MINKRIHEILTAMLALTMLLTVSCTRKDQNKLTGSGIIEVTEVTVRSKVTGRVVEMPFDEGQQVEAGKMLARLAHDELSAQESQALAAVSSAQSQAAVAEANFSTAEDNYRRNQPLYQSGTISIQSFSQIENQMKAAQSQLAASKGMLAQAQAALSLARTQVGNAYIQAPVSGVMLERNIEVGELALPGTPVCKLGDITKVYIKIYLPEKEYGKIKLGKKAQVSVDSYPGKVFEGTVSTIAGQAEFTPKDIQTKEERTKLVFAVKINLSNPQGELKPGMPADAVIDIQ, from the coding sequence ATGATAAACAAGCGCATCCATGAAATACTGACGGCCATGCTGGCGCTGACAATGCTGCTAACGGTCTCCTGCACCCGGAAGGACCAGAACAAGCTGACCGGTTCGGGGATCATAGAGGTCACCGAGGTCACGGTGCGCTCCAAGGTCACCGGCCGGGTGGTTGAGATGCCGTTCGACGAAGGACAGCAGGTGGAGGCCGGCAAGATGCTGGCCCGGCTGGCCCACGACGAGCTTTCGGCCCAGGAAAGCCAGGCCCTGGCGGCGGTTTCCTCGGCCCAGAGCCAGGCAGCTGTGGCCGAGGCCAATTTCAGCACGGCCGAGGACAATTACCGGCGCAACCAGCCGCTGTACCAGTCGGGCACCATCTCCATCCAGTCCTTCTCCCAGATCGAGAACCAGATGAAGGCCGCCCAGTCACAATTAGCGGCCAGCAAAGGGATGCTGGCCCAGGCCCAGGCCGCCCTTTCCCTGGCCCGGACCCAGGTGGGCAACGCCTACATCCAGGCTCCGGTCAGCGGCGTGATGCTGGAGAGGAACATCGAGGTGGGCGAGCTGGCCCTGCCCGGGACACCGGTCTGCAAGCTGGGGGACATCACCAAGGTCTACATCAAGATCTACCTGCCGGAGAAGGAATACGGCAAGATCAAGCTGGGGAAGAAGGCGCAGGTCTCGGTGGACTCCTATCCCGGAAAGGTCTTTGAGGGCACGGTGTCCACCATTGCCGGGCAGGCCGAGTTCACCCCAAAAGACATCCAGACCAAGGAGGAACGGACCAAACTGGTGTTCGCGGTCAAGATCAACCTCTCAAATCCCCAGGGCGAGCTTAAGCCCGGCATGCCGGCCGATGCGGTGATAGACATTCAGTGA
- a CDS encoding TetR/AcrR family transcriptional regulator: protein MTKTKDPVRERIIANAEALFFARGFSGVTMDRMAAELGISKKTLYQHFASKHQLLYAIISRLMAESEGAIKSLTEDPKLDYFQRLAGLVEHISRRTSKISREFMLDLQKSAPEMWEEINEFRRKKIYHNFGLLVRKGIKAGLIRPEVDPDLVMQMYAVLVQQMINPQALIHSAYSPGQLMKAIVELVFAGAMTEKGRARFKKDFK from the coding sequence ATGACCAAAACCAAGGATCCGGTGCGGGAGCGGATAATCGCCAACGCCGAGGCCCTGTTCTTTGCCCGGGGCTTTTCCGGCGTGACCATGGACCGGATGGCGGCCGAGCTGGGGATCAGCAAAAAGACCCTGTACCAGCATTTCGCCAGCAAACACCAGCTGCTGTACGCCATCATATCCCGCCTGATGGCCGAGAGCGAGGGCGCCATCAAGTCCCTGACCGAAGATCCCAAGCTGGATTATTTCCAGCGGTTAGCCGGACTGGTGGAGCACATCTCCCGGCGGACCTCCAAGATCAGCCGGGAATTCATGCTGGACCTTCAGAAAAGCGCCCCCGAGATGTGGGAGGAGATCAACGAGTTCCGCCGGAAAAAGATCTACCACAACTTTGGGTTGCTGGTCAGAAAGGGAATCAAAGCCGGGCTGATTCGTCCGGAGGTAGATCCCGACCTGGTGATGCAGATGTACGCGGTGCTGGTCCAGCAGATGATCAATCCCCAGGCCCTGATCCATTCGGCTTACAGCCCGGGCCAGCTTATGAAGGCCATAGTGGAGCTGGTCTTTGCCGGGGCCATGACCGAAAAGGGCCGGGCCAGGTTCAAAAAGGATTTCAAGTAA
- a CDS encoding nucleoside recognition domain-containing protein, whose product MNKIDFKTTLVSGLKKGLASFWELMKMVAPVYTAITILQATPALDWFANLCAPAMKYFGLPGESALALIVGNLVNLYASIGVIAGLKLQPQQLTLLSLMLLISHSQILESAVFAQIKTRFILISLFRLSLSLFLGWSLHFFIIG is encoded by the coding sequence ATGAACAAAATAGACTTTAAGACCACATTGGTCTCCGGCCTCAAAAAGGGCCTGGCCTCCTTCTGGGAGCTGATGAAGATGGTGGCCCCGGTTTACACCGCCATTACCATCCTGCAGGCCACCCCGGCCCTGGACTGGTTCGCCAATCTTTGCGCCCCGGCCATGAAGTATTTCGGCCTGCCGGGGGAAAGCGCCCTGGCCCTGATCGTGGGCAATCTGGTCAACCTCTATGCTTCCATCGGGGTGATCGCCGGGCTCAAGCTCCAGCCCCAGCAGCTTACCCTGCTTTCGCTCATGCTGCTGATCTCCCACAGCCAGATCCTGGAAAGCGCGGTCTTTGCCCAGATAAAGACCCGTTTTATCCTGATATCCCTATTCCGCCTGTCGCTTTCGCTGTTCCTGGGCTGGTCCCTCCACTTTTTCATCATCGGATAG